Proteins from a genomic interval of Methanoplanus endosymbiosus:
- a CDS encoding cache domain-containing protein, with product MSWHEKLPLSTIIVVIIAAGVLLAAQYIFPPAMGEGEKAIINDLDYLKNNIKTILDSISGDLESASGELSAGDSLSSPEVQVVLDGLWNRSEYALSYATVNPDGTITAVAPEIYSGSVGIDITGSEPGDTIVGSEEPLLSDAFIAKEGFTGIEIAWPVLSSDGEYRGSVLAMADPSEFLAEIIGPIEHEKEITVTVMQPDGFILYDRDSGQVGKNLFVDEPFTRFKNLMMLGKTIAANDDGSGAYTFYKSPDNTGQLTKKLAYWNTLKYLGKEWRIIIFKDAIQG from the coding sequence ATGTCCTGGCATGAAAAACTCCCACTATCAACAATAATCGTGGTAATAATTGCAGCAGGCGTTCTTCTTGCGGCACAGTATATTTTTCCTCCTGCGATGGGTGAAGGGGAGAAGGCCATAATAAACGACCTTGACTATCTGAAAAATAATATTAAGACAATCCTCGACTCCATATCAGGTGATCTTGAATCCGCCTCCGGGGAACTGTCAGCAGGTGATTCATTGTCATCACCGGAAGTTCAGGTGGTCCTTGACGGACTGTGGAACAGATCAGAGTATGCACTTTCATATGCCACAGTAAATCCGGATGGTACAATTACAGCCGTTGCACCGGAGATCTATTCCGGATCTGTCGGAATTGATATTACAGGAAGCGAACCCGGAGATACCATAGTCGGTTCAGAAGAACCCCTCTTATCTGATGCATTCATTGCAAAGGAGGGTTTTACCGGAATTGAGATTGCATGGCCGGTATTATCCTCCGATGGTGAATACAGAGGCAGTGTTCTCGCAATGGCAGACCCTTCGGAATTTCTTGCTGAGATAATCGGCCCGATTGAACATGAAAAAGAGATTACGGTTACAGTAATGCAGCCTGACGGATTTATTCTCTATGACAGGGACAGTGGTCAGGTTGGCAAAAATCTCTTTGTGGATGAACCGTTCACGAGGTTTAAAAACCTGATGATGCTTGGCAAGACAATCGCAGCAAATGATGACGGAAGCGGGGCATATACATTCTACAAATCTCCGGATAACACAGGTCAGCTCACAAAAAAACTGGCATACTGGAACACTCTCAAATATTTAGGCAAGGAGTGGAGGATTATAATCTTTAAGGATGCAATTCAGGGTTAA
- a CDS encoding glutamate decarboxylase, whose protein sequence is MGLKHPKGPQKEIKDLKIDPIFVQEGNETIPRDRLGQNETDPDLAYQIVHDELMLDGNARLNMATFVGTWMEPQAQKLAAETFDKNMIDKDEYPQTADLEMRCVSILSHLWNAPDVDKATGCSTTGSSEAAMLAGLALKRRWQHKQKAEGKPADRPNIVMGINVQICWEKFANYWDVEMRLVPMEGDRFHISAEEAVKLCDENTIAVVAILGSTFDGSYEPVQDICTALDRFEEKTGINVPVHVDAASGGMIAPFLDRDLVWDFRLPRVASINTSGHKYGLVYPGVGWIIWRDAGALPEDLIFYVNYLGSNMPTFALNFSRPGSQIVLQYYNFLRLGMEGYTKVQQYSRDIAMHLASEIENLGPFELITRGDELPVFAFKLKDGIDNFTVFDVSNRMRERGWLIPAYTFPKNREDLAALRIVIRRGFSFDLADMLLADLKRQLPLLEKQPEPVHDKDSGTGFHH, encoded by the coding sequence ATGGGACTCAAACATCCGAAAGGGCCACAAAAAGAGATTAAAGATCTGAAAATTGATCCTATTTTCGTACAGGAAGGCAATGAAACAATCCCGCGTGACAGGCTTGGACAGAATGAGACAGATCCGGATCTGGCATACCAGATTGTCCATGACGAACTGATGCTGGACGGAAATGCAAGGCTTAACATGGCAACCTTTGTCGGTACATGGATGGAACCTCAGGCGCAGAAACTTGCAGCCGAGACATTTGACAAGAATATGATCGACAAGGACGAGTACCCGCAGACTGCCGATCTGGAGATGAGGTGTGTCAGCATTTTAAGCCACCTGTGGAATGCTCCGGATGTGGATAAGGCCACCGGATGTTCGACTACAGGGTCAAGTGAGGCTGCGATGCTTGCCGGACTTGCACTCAAGAGGAGATGGCAGCATAAGCAAAAGGCGGAAGGAAAGCCGGCAGACAGGCCAAATATCGTTATGGGCATCAATGTGCAGATCTGCTGGGAGAAATTTGCCAATTACTGGGATGTTGAGATGCGTCTTGTCCCGATGGAAGGAGACCGCTTCCATATCTCTGCCGAAGAGGCGGTAAAGCTCTGTGATGAAAATACAATTGCAGTGGTGGCAATACTTGGATCTACATTTGACGGCTCTTATGAACCAGTACAGGATATCTGCACAGCCCTTGACAGATTCGAGGAAAAGACAGGAATCAACGTCCCTGTACATGTTGATGCAGCTTCCGGAGGTATGATTGCACCATTCCTTGACAGGGATCTCGTCTGGGATTTCAGGCTGCCAAGGGTTGCATCCATCAACACTTCCGGGCATAAATATGGCCTTGTCTATCCCGGTGTCGGGTGGATTATATGGCGTGATGCAGGAGCTCTCCCGGAGGACCTGATATTTTATGTCAACTACCTCGGATCAAACATGCCCACATTTGCCCTGAATTTCTCAAGACCTGGTTCACAGATTGTGCTTCAGTACTATAATTTCCTGCGGCTTGGCATGGAGGGCTATACGAAGGTTCAGCAGTATTCACGCGATATTGCCATGCACCTCGCCTCTGAAATTGAAAACTTAGGCCCTTTTGAACTGATTACAAGAGGAGATGAACTGCCGGTCTTTGCCTTTAAGTTAAAGGACGGGATTGACAATTTCACGGTCTTTGATGTCTCAAACAGAATGAGGGAGAGAGGATGGCTCATTCCGGCATACACATTCCCAAAAAACCGTGAAGATCTGGCAGCACTCAGAATTGTCATCAGGAGGGGCTTCTCCTTTGACCTTGCGGATATGCTGCTTGCAGATCTTAAAAGACAGCTCCCGCTTCTGGAGAAACAGCCGGAGCCGGTTCACGATAAGGATTCAGGAACGGGATTTCATCACTGA
- a CDS encoding DUF3821 domain-containing protein, whose translation MKKSGLITITGLILFLLFIAPASAVLTNIGQGDTVFLGEEGLTLTPSVFYSSGGVTDNQLAYFGSGANPATSAPSYMITPDKSSFYVDPNTFGDKQSAWYSYPNGSKNGHVAFYVNSPAIGIKLYAVRPGDSFDLTNGKVVKGEGLDFRIDSNLNPIFTRSGVAAGDDGVDIKFQDGVGATLTALYDCTGSIVSIVNIHPTSSMFYLPSGTPACVWDTGNDAYKMGSYKVWAECNVNGMKDNLGSITGETVTSPIPSLAAAAAPTSTPTPEETTATETPVPATTAPTTAPTAVVTETETPAPVVTETPVVTPAVTATSKGPADLPQTPLSMLTVISGILAVFIAVNILKKE comes from the coding sequence ATGAAAAAATCCGGATTAATTACTATAACAGGACTTATCCTGTTCTTATTGTTCATAGCACCGGCATCTGCTGTGCTGACAAATATCGGCCAGGGGGATACCGTATTTCTCGGCGAGGAGGGCCTGACGCTTACCCCGTCAGTATTTTACAGTTCAGGCGGCGTAACAGATAACCAGCTTGCGTACTTTGGCTCAGGAGCAAACCCTGCGACATCTGCACCGTCATATATGATAACTCCTGACAAAAGCAGCTTTTATGTCGATCCCAATACATTTGGTGATAAACAGTCGGCCTGGTACTCCTATCCTAACGGCTCAAAGAACGGGCATGTTGCTTTTTATGTCAATTCCCCGGCAATAGGAATTAAACTCTATGCTGTCAGGCCCGGAGACTCCTTTGACCTTACCAATGGCAAGGTTGTGAAGGGTGAAGGCCTTGACTTCAGAATTGATTCAAACCTCAATCCGATATTTACCAGAAGCGGTGTTGCTGCCGGTGATGACGGCGTTGATATAAAGTTTCAGGATGGGGTCGGTGCAACCCTGACGGCACTGTACGACTGCACCGGAAGCATTGTAAGCATAGTTAATATCCACCCGACATCGTCCATGTTTTACCTGCCGTCCGGAACCCCTGCGTGTGTATGGGATACGGGCAATGACGCCTATAAGATGGGCAGTTACAAAGTCTGGGCGGAATGCAATGTCAATGGCATGAAGGACAATCTTGGATCAATTACAGGTGAGACAGTAACCAGTCCGATCCCGTCACTTGCGGCTGCTGCAGCACCAACATCCACGCCGACTCCGGAAGAGACAACAGCAACAGAGACACCTGTGCCTGCTACAACTGCCCCCACAACTGCACCGACAGCTGTTGTAACTGAGACAGAAACACCAGCTCCTGTTGTAACCGAAACTCCGGTTGTGACTCCGGCTGTAACAGCTACGTCAAAAGGTCCGGCAGATCTTCCGCAGACTCCGTTAAGTATGTTAACAGTTATATCCGGAATTTTGGCTGTATTTATCGCTGTAAATATCCTGAAAAAAGAGTGA
- a CDS encoding tetratricopeptide repeat protein, producing MKITYLKLMIIAMAGILIIAAQPVSAGDMNKIEYYNLAVDYANEGNFDEALSAADSAIAIDENFTLAYTTKAGVLNAMGRYDEALESAKKATEIRPDQPEGWVNMASSLIGLERYEEAVEASDMAIETDPECIEGYITKGTALGELGRYDEEIAVSEKALEISPGDSRAVANKRYAEDMAEGGNNSEKSPLPLPFVITGVITAGILYYHSKK from the coding sequence TTGAAAATAACATACCTGAAATTAATGATTATAGCAATGGCAGGGATACTGATTATCGCTGCACAGCCGGTCTCTGCCGGAGATATGAACAAGATAGAGTACTACAATCTTGCAGTAGACTATGCAAATGAAGGGAATTTTGACGAGGCACTTTCTGCGGCTGACAGCGCCATTGCAATAGACGAAAATTTCACTCTTGCATATACTACAAAGGCCGGAGTCCTGAATGCAATGGGCAGGTATGATGAAGCTCTGGAGTCTGCCAAAAAGGCGACTGAAATCAGGCCCGATCAGCCTGAAGGCTGGGTTAATATGGCATCCTCTCTGATAGGGCTTGAGAGGTATGAAGAGGCTGTAGAGGCATCTGACATGGCAATTGAGACAGATCCTGAGTGCATTGAAGGGTACATAACAAAGGGAACAGCCCTTGGTGAACTTGGCCGCTATGACGAAGAGATTGCCGTATCGGAAAAGGCACTTGAGATCTCACCCGGAGACAGCCGTGCAGTTGCCAACAAAAGATATGCAGAGGATATGGCTGAAGGCGGGAATAATTCTGAAAAATCGCCCCTGCCACTGCCCTTTGTTATAACCGGAGTAATCACTGCGGGCATTCTGTATTATCACAGCAAAAAATAA
- a CDS encoding thiamine pyrophosphate-dependent enzyme produces the protein MTGEEKEYFDAGHRACGGCGPALAARLITKAAGENTIVVASTGCMEVFSTPYPETAWKTPWVHSLFQNAAAVASGVEASIKKQGRSEKVVVIAGDGATFDIGILCISGLFERGHDVTYICYDNEAYMNTGIQRSGATPYDADTTTSPAGKLSTGNKRPKKDIPAILAAHGSPYVATASVAYPADLMKKVKKAINTEGPCYIQVHTPCCTGWGFDGAKTMDIGKMAINSGLWVNFEMEDGVVTKAKKVKREPVDAYLKSQKRFRHLYRPAENTEEIAKIQAIADNNAEKYGIDIKMPDKN, from the coding sequence ATGACGGGAGAAGAGAAAGAGTACTTTGACGCAGGACACAGGGCATGCGGAGGATGCGGCCCGGCACTTGCGGCAAGGCTGATTACAAAAGCCGCAGGTGAGAATACAATCGTTGTTGCATCAACCGGATGTATGGAAGTATTCTCAACACCTTACCCCGAAACGGCATGGAAAACCCCGTGGGTTCACTCACTCTTTCAGAATGCAGCAGCTGTTGCATCCGGAGTTGAGGCCTCGATTAAGAAGCAGGGGCGGAGTGAGAAGGTTGTTGTCATTGCAGGTGACGGCGCAACCTTTGATATCGGAATCCTGTGTATAAGCGGTCTCTTCGAGAGAGGGCATGATGTGACATACATCTGCTACGACAATGAGGCGTATATGAACACCGGAATTCAGCGTTCAGGTGCAACACCATATGATGCCGATACGACCACAAGTCCGGCAGGGAAACTTTCAACCGGAAACAAGAGGCCCAAAAAAGATATTCCGGCAATACTTGCAGCACACGGATCACCTTATGTGGCAACGGCCTCTGTGGCATACCCGGCTGACCTTATGAAGAAGGTCAAAAAGGCCATCAATACCGAAGGTCCGTGTTATATTCAGGTTCACACACCCTGCTGCACAGGCTGGGGATTTGACGGTGCCAAAACAATGGATATCGGGAAGATGGCGATCAACTCCGGACTCTGGGTTAACTTCGAGATGGAGGACGGTGTCGTTACAAAGGCAAAGAAGGTTAAAAGAGAGCCTGTCGATGCCTACTTAAAATCCCAGAAGAGATTCCGCCACCTTTACAGGCCGGCTGAAAACACAGAGGAGATAGCAAAGATTCAGGCTATCGCTGACAATAATGCAGAAAAATACGGCATTGACATCAAGATGCCGGATAAAAACTAA
- the porA gene encoding pyruvate ferredoxin oxidoreductase, which translates to MLQIMEGSHAVAEAVRLSRPEVVSAYPITPQTHIVERLAEMVADGDLDAEYICVESEFSALSSCLGAACAGSRVYSATTSQGLAFMAEVVFNVAGMRQPVVMTIANRALGAPLNIWNDHQDSLFLRDSGWMQMYAEDAQESMDLHFLAYKAAENYDVLLPAMVCFDGFILTHTYEPVDIPTQEEVDSFLPAFKPYQRLDAKDPISFGMYATPDYYQEFRYEIHAAMIKAKKVLREVGQEFSETFGRDYSELVEGYRLDDADVAIVAIGSICGTIKDAVDEMREAGRKVGLLKIRSFRPFPYEEVRTALSGVSKVAVLEKNISIGSRMLGAVGLEVKDAVGKQGADVYSYVGGLGGRDIRKRDIQKLADWAEQGRNDCFFGLREELL; encoded by the coding sequence ATGCTTCAGATAATGGAAGGATCACATGCCGTAGCAGAGGCAGTCAGGCTTTCCAGACCGGAAGTTGTATCGGCATACCCAATCACACCGCAGACACATATCGTCGAGAGGCTTGCAGAGATGGTTGCTGACGGCGATCTTGATGCAGAGTATATCTGTGTTGAGAGTGAGTTCTCAGCACTCTCCTCATGCCTTGGTGCGGCATGTGCCGGGTCAAGAGTATATTCAGCCACAACATCACAGGGACTCGCCTTTATGGCAGAGGTTGTCTTCAATGTCGCAGGCATGCGCCAGCCTGTTGTAATGACAATTGCAAACCGTGCACTCGGTGCTCCGTTAAACATCTGGAATGACCACCAGGACTCACTCTTCCTCCGGGATTCCGGATGGATGCAGATGTATGCAGAGGATGCACAGGAGTCAATGGATCTTCACTTCCTTGCATACAAGGCGGCTGAGAACTATGATGTTCTCCTTCCGGCAATGGTCTGCTTTGACGGGTTTATCCTCACACATACCTATGAACCGGTTGACATCCCCACACAGGAAGAGGTTGACAGTTTCCTGCCTGCATTTAAACCGTACCAGAGGCTTGATGCAAAGGATCCGATCTCATTTGGTATGTATGCAACGCCTGACTACTATCAGGAGTTCAGGTATGAGATTCATGCTGCAATGATCAAAGCAAAGAAAGTCTTAAGAGAGGTCGGTCAGGAATTCTCAGAGACCTTCGGGCGCGACTATTCAGAGCTTGTGGAAGGCTACCGCCTTGATGATGCAGATGTTGCAATAGTTGCAATCGGATCTATATGCGGTACAATAAAGGATGCTGTTGATGAGATGAGAGAGGCAGGACGTAAGGTTGGCCTCTTAAAGATACGCTCATTCAGACCTTTCCCGTATGAAGAGGTCAGAACAGCACTCTCAGGAGTCTCAAAGGTTGCAGTCCTTGAGAAGAATATCTCAATCGGTTCCAGAATGCTTGGCGCAGTAGGCCTTGAGGTCAAGGATGCCGTAGGTAAGCAGGGTGCTGATGTCTATTCGTATGTCGGCGGACTCGGAGGAAGGGACATCAGAAAGAGAGATATTCAGAAACTTGCAGACTGGGCAGAGCAGGGCAGAAATGACTGCTTCTTCGGCCTTAGAGAGGAGTTGCTTTAA
- a CDS encoding 4Fe-4S binding protein: MALSVGCTSRPGKARDNKTGSWRVFKPEIDSDKCNKCGTCTMICPEVCIEESKEGYPEVDYDFCKECGMCAEECPKDAIEMKQEEK; this comes from the coding sequence ATGGCACTTTCAGTCGGATGCACATCAAGACCGGGAAAGGCAAGAGACAATAAGACCGGATCGTGGCGCGTGTTCAAACCGGAGATTGACTCAGATAAATGCAACAAGTGCGGCACATGCACGATGATCTGCCCGGAAGTCTGCATTGAAGAGAGCAAAGAAGGCTATCCTGAGGTTGATTATGACTTCTGCAAAGAGTGTGGCATGTGCGCCGAGGAATGCCCAAAGGATGCAATTGAGATGAAACAGGAGGAGAAATAA
- a CDS encoding pyruvate ferredoxin oxidoreductase subunit gamma, protein MRELRIHGRGGQGSVTAAELIATAAFKSKVYSQAFPAFGVERRGAPVQAFVRFDDNKIRLRSQVYEPDYVIVQDSTLIKDVDVFSGLKSGGIALINTEKEIEAEIPEGVRLIKIDATSIALEILGLPIANTTLMGAFAAATGEIEIEALEEALKERFPGALGEKNIMAAKKAFELIKGEAQ, encoded by the coding sequence TTGAGAGAACTCAGGATACACGGAAGAGGAGGACAGGGCTCAGTGACGGCTGCCGAGCTGATAGCTACAGCAGCATTCAAGAGCAAAGTCTATTCACAGGCATTCCCTGCATTCGGCGTAGAGAGAAGAGGAGCGCCGGTGCAGGCATTTGTCAGGTTTGATGACAATAAAATCAGGCTCAGAAGCCAGGTCTATGAACCTGATTACGTTATTGTACAGGACAGCACTCTGATCAAAGACGTTGATGTCTTCAGTGGCCTTAAATCCGGCGGAATTGCGCTGATTAACACTGAAAAGGAGATCGAAGCAGAAATTCCTGAAGGTGTAAGGCTTATAAAAATAGATGCAACATCAATCGCGCTTGAAATACTTGGCCTTCCAATCGCAAATACAACCCTTATGGGCGCATTTGCAGCAGCTACAGGAGAGATCGAGATTGAGGCGCTTGAGGAGGCCTTAAAGGAGAGATTCCCCGGAGCACTCGGTGAAAAGAATATTATGGCCGCAAAGAAGGCCTTTGAACTAATAAAGGGAGAGGCACAATAA
- a CDS encoding 4a-hydroxytetrahydrobiopterin dehydratase has protein sequence MDLHKQRCDPEPSRISPLARRDILDYIDRVPGWEISERKLVRKFDLKSFEGCLDFLADLNDLSKREGHFPDVMIYNRKNLVIAWYTYESGGITRNDFIMAAKMNFSERFRV, from the coding sequence ATGGATCTTCATAAGCAGAGATGCGACCCTGAACCTTCCAGAATCTCCCCGCTTGCCCGACGGGATATTCTTGATTATATTGACCGGGTGCCCGGATGGGAAATTTCCGAGAGAAAACTTGTCCGGAAGTTTGATCTCAAATCATTTGAGGGATGTCTTGACTTTCTTGCTGATCTGAATGATCTCTCAAAGCGCGAGGGTCATTTTCCGGATGTTATGATTTATAACCGTAAAAATCTTGTAATTGCCTGGTACACCTATGAAAGTGGCGGGATCACAAGGAATGATTTTATCATGGCAGCAAAAATGAACTTTAGTGAACGATTCAGGGTCTGA
- the trxA gene encoding thioredoxin, translating to MDEKEGFDDDLEMIRQKRLKEMQKTIERRSACTSQGITEINELSLDDFIAANRHAVIDLWAEWCGPCKKIAPAMEELAAEFCGEVAFGKCNTDENQPIAMRFQISAIPTLLFFSGGQIADRLTGAYPKENIRKRIKSTFQI from the coding sequence ATGGATGAGAAGGAAGGGTTTGATGATGACCTTGAGATGATAAGGCAGAAGAGGCTTAAGGAGATGCAGAAGACAATTGAGAGAAGATCTGCCTGCACCAGTCAGGGAATTACAGAGATTAACGAACTCAGCCTTGATGACTTTATTGCTGCAAACAGGCATGCAGTTATAGATCTCTGGGCTGAATGGTGCGGCCCGTGCAAAAAGATAGCGCCGGCAATGGAAGAACTGGCAGCAGAATTCTGCGGGGAAGTCGCCTTTGGCAAATGCAATACCGATGAAAATCAGCCAATCGCAATGCGCTTTCAGATCTCTGCAATTCCGACACTTCTATTCTTCTCAGGGGGCCAGATAGCAGACAGGCTTACAGGCGCATATCCAAAGGAGAATATCAGGAAGAGAATAAAGTCCACCTTTCAGATCTGA
- a CDS encoding PKD domain-containing protein yields the protein MPDDQISNYFIIQTTTISDCMRTGKTACKVYKFPETDRAVHLKTIISAIMITVIIPAFLVSDSSAIEFTFSGELSEISCGNNPVLNYDIEGDYLAFTESDSGINRLRLYDFSKESFTDITDSRYSDFRPEISVGKVAFQNRTLNGPGQIFVYNIQNGTAKAADPHLSSQGDAGISGNLLVWLDGRLNGYTNIFIKMSPDEAGIPLRISGTSDKHSPKIDSDYVYWTEAGDLHRKSFKTGDEVILIRDFPDSFEVYRGKVVFNGRGDKEGAVVMYDTDNGETTVLSSGDGFCRNPDISGDYVVYECYGDRGTAIRLYDLRTENGGILSEPKTGVSDPKVSENRIVWREKDSSSHCIVICRLDAKTLPLAGFEAEPLSGTAPLEVTFTGRAIVSASSGTAYLWDFGDGEYSESSSPVHTYSEPGIYDVSLTVENELGSFTAERKKIISVEEVPEADFSAFNREGAAPLNVQFRDMSSGKISERVWDFGDGSRSYNKNPVHVYTRPGIYSVNLTVSNEFGEVSENKTGYITAENSVYADFSCHYPENNSERLTIQFADESDGYTDSWLWYFGDGEYSDEQNPLHTFEEPGIYDITLEAGNGFASDIKTIMSVPAGKTGDEITKIYINPVSAGLKPGESVVFEAGATDTKGRYFPVEPEWTVSDGQKGKISSDGLFTAISPGSIRVIAGYQNITGYAGVLISESGNEKMEEMLSGITAIPETEKTPDFISSAGNPANGLKDLL from the coding sequence ATGCCGGATGATCAAATATCCAACTATTTTATAATACAGACCACAACAATATCAGATTGTATGCGCACCGGAAAAACGGCCTGTAAAGTATATAAATTTCCGGAGACTGACAGGGCAGTTCACCTGAAAACCATAATATCAGCAATTATGATTACAGTCATCATTCCGGCATTTTTAGTATCAGACTCTTCTGCAATAGAGTTCACCTTCTCCGGAGAACTCTCAGAGATCAGCTGTGGCAACAATCCGGTGCTGAATTATGACATCGAAGGGGATTATCTCGCCTTTACAGAATCAGATTCCGGCATAAACAGGCTCAGACTTTATGACTTCAGTAAAGAATCATTCACAGACATCACAGATTCGCGATATTCAGACTTCAGGCCCGAAATTTCGGTCGGGAAGGTTGCATTTCAGAACAGAACCCTGAACGGACCGGGGCAGATTTTTGTATATAATATTCAGAACGGTACAGCAAAAGCCGCAGATCCGCATCTATCCAGCCAGGGAGATGCAGGAATATCCGGAAACCTTCTTGTCTGGCTTGACGGCCGTTTAAACGGCTACACCAATATATTCATAAAAATGTCACCGGATGAGGCAGGAATTCCTCTGCGGATCTCCGGAACATCAGATAAGCATTCCCCCAAAATAGACAGCGATTATGTTTACTGGACCGAAGCAGGTGACCTTCACAGGAAATCCTTCAAAACCGGAGATGAAGTAATCCTCATAAGAGATTTTCCGGACAGTTTTGAAGTTTACCGGGGAAAAGTGGTCTTTAACGGAAGAGGAGATAAGGAAGGTGCTGTTGTAATGTATGACACTGACAACGGTGAGACGACAGTTCTCAGTTCAGGAGATGGATTCTGCAGAAACCCGGACATCTCAGGGGATTATGTGGTGTATGAATGCTATGGGGACAGAGGAACGGCAATAAGGCTCTATGACTTAAGGACGGAGAACGGAGGCATCCTTTCAGAACCAAAAACAGGTGTTTCAGACCCGAAGGTCTCAGAAAACCGGATTGTCTGGAGAGAGAAAGACAGCAGCAGTCACTGCATTGTAATATGCAGGCTTGATGCTAAGACCCTGCCGCTTGCAGGATTTGAGGCGGAACCGCTGTCGGGAACAGCACCACTTGAAGTTACGTTTACAGGAAGGGCCATTGTAAGCGCATCATCGGGAACAGCATACCTGTGGGATTTCGGAGATGGCGAATACTCAGAATCCTCATCTCCGGTACACACCTACAGTGAACCCGGAATATATGACGTATCACTTACAGTTGAGAATGAACTTGGGAGCTTTACGGCAGAGAGGAAGAAAATCATCTCCGTAGAAGAAGTCCCGGAAGCTGATTTTTCGGCATTCAACCGGGAAGGTGCCGCGCCGCTGAATGTTCAGTTCAGGGATATGTCATCCGGAAAGATAAGCGAGAGAGTATGGGACTTTGGTGACGGGAGCAGATCATACAACAAAAACCCGGTGCATGTCTATACCAGGCCAGGAATTTATTCAGTAAATCTCACTGTCTCAAACGAATTCGGAGAGGTTTCAGAGAATAAAACCGGATATATAACAGCAGAAAACAGCGTTTATGCAGATTTCTCCTGCCACTATCCGGAGAACAATTCTGAGAGGCTTACCATTCAGTTTGCCGATGAGTCAGATGGCTACACAGATTCATGGTTATGGTATTTCGGCGACGGAGAATATTCGGATGAGCAGAACCCGCTGCACACTTTTGAAGAGCCGGGAATATATGACATCACACTTGAGGCCGGGAACGGCTTCGCATCCGATATTAAAACCATAATGTCTGTTCCTGCCGGAAAAACAGGGGATGAGATCACAAAAATATACATAAATCCTGTATCAGCCGGATTAAAGCCGGGAGAGAGCGTGGTGTTTGAGGCAGGTGCGACCGATACAAAAGGCAGATACTTCCCGGTTGAGCCGGAATGGACAGTATCAGACGGTCAGAAAGGAAAAATATCGTCAGACGGCCTGTTCACTGCCATATCACCCGGAAGTATCCGTGTTATCGCCGGGTACCAGAATATTACAGGATATGCAGGGGTTTTAATCAGTGAAAGCGGCAATGAGAAGATGGAAGAGATGCTATCCGGAATCACAGCAATCCCTGAGACAGAAAAAACTCCGGATTTCATAAGCAGCGCCGGCAATCCGGCTAACGGACTTAAAGATCTCCTATGA